A genomic window from Cryobacterium sp. SO2 includes:
- a CDS encoding LLM class flavin-dependent oxidoreductase, which translates to MQFGIFTVGDLTTDPTTGQTPTEHERIKAMLTIAQKAEEVGLDVFAAGEHHNPPFVPSSPTTMLGYIAAKTERIILSTATTLITTSDPVKIAEDFAMLQHIADGRVDLTLGRGNTGPVYPWFGQDIRQGIPLALENYALLRRLWREDYVDWEGQFRTPLQGFQSTPRPLDGVPPFVWHGSIRSPEIAEQAAYYGDGFFSNHIFWPASHTAKMVKYYRNRFEHYGHGTAAQAMVGLGGQVFMSKNSQDAKSEFRPYFDNAPVYGNGPSMEDFTSQTPLTVGSPQEVIDRTLGFRDYVGDYQRQLWLMDHAGLPLKTVLEQLDILGEEVVPVLRKEFAKNRPADVPDGPTHESLVLAAQAPVATAAVLRDDLDTSAAIAPHRRASGAAFGLAGAGKTGA; encoded by the coding sequence ATGCAGTTCGGAATCTTCACAGTCGGCGATCTGACCACCGATCCCACCACGGGGCAGACCCCCACCGAGCACGAGCGCATCAAGGCCATGCTCACCATCGCGCAGAAGGCCGAAGAGGTCGGCCTCGACGTCTTCGCCGCCGGCGAGCACCACAACCCGCCGTTCGTGCCGTCGAGCCCGACGACCATGCTCGGCTACATCGCGGCCAAGACCGAGCGGATCATCCTCTCCACCGCCACGACGCTGATCACCACGAGCGACCCGGTGAAGATCGCCGAGGACTTCGCGATGCTCCAGCACATCGCCGACGGCCGGGTGGACCTCACCCTGGGCCGCGGCAACACCGGCCCGGTCTACCCGTGGTTCGGCCAGGACATCCGCCAGGGCATCCCGCTGGCGCTGGAGAACTACGCGCTGCTGCGCCGGCTCTGGCGTGAAGACTACGTCGACTGGGAGGGCCAGTTCCGCACACCGCTGCAGGGCTTCCAGTCCACCCCGCGCCCGCTCGACGGCGTGCCGCCGTTCGTCTGGCACGGCAGCATCCGCAGCCCGGAGATCGCCGAGCAGGCCGCGTACTACGGCGACGGCTTCTTCTCCAACCACATCTTCTGGCCGGCCTCGCACACCGCCAAGATGGTCAAGTACTACCGCAACCGCTTCGAGCACTACGGCCACGGCACCGCCGCGCAGGCCATGGTGGGCCTCGGCGGCCAGGTGTTCATGAGCAAGAACTCGCAGGACGCCAAGAGCGAATTCCGGCCCTACTTCGACAACGCACCGGTGTACGGCAACGGCCCGAGCATGGAGGACTTCACCTCGCAGACCCCGCTCACGGTCGGCAGCCCGCAGGAGGTCATCGACCGCACCCTCGGCTTCCGCGACTACGTCGGCGACTACCAGCGTCAGCTCTGGCTGATGGACCACGCCGGCCTGCCGCTGAAGACCGTGCTCGAGCAGCTCGACATCCTCGGCGAGGAGGTCGTGCCGGTGCTCCGCAAGGAGTTCGCGAAGAACCGTCCCGCCGATGTGCCGGATGGCCCCACCCACGAATCCCTGGTGCTCGCCGCCCAGGCGCCGGTTGCCACCGCAGCCGTGCTGCGCGACGACCTCGACACCTCGGCCGCGATCGCGCCGCACCGGCGCGCATCCGGTGCCGCGTTCGGCCTGGCCGGCGCCGGCAAGACCGGAGCCTAG
- a CDS encoding multicopper oxidase family protein: protein MTTALLLALDLGAAILTAAAWIAAAVLAVGLRTRGSPTAAAPSADAGPAVPTVPTAPDAAPALTRRRRRGWLAVALLGVGLAGLVAQLLCTALLADHGWWFVQEKALFALPVATVGAIAAVLLAGPDLWAVAHGIRPALGARGAAALVGAAATGVAGVAARVVIGYPIEPVPALVLLALIGLVTALAHAVFAGRPKRVVTGLAAFSALVLVASVGVVWLSSAALPGALASAHEHTAAGPPAPGDVSVTELRTPAGQPGTLRTFDLTAGQQNVTLASGTSVAAWTYGSLPGPELRVDQGDLVEVTLHNTDIADGVTIHWHGYDVPAGEDGVAGVTQNAVLPGDSFTYRFPATDPGTYWYHTHQVSSDGVRRGLYGSLVVLPPGGVPESVDLTVPLHTLGGSVILGESDAATTRAVPAGQSVRLRLINTDQVPHRFHLDGGPFTVVAADGRDLLGPTPVTGKALRIPAGGRLDVSVEIPDSGLRLTSNASAEAVLSLSPGGETVPAPADPADSGDLDLLHYGTPQAQALPTGGGQVEATMVLDRNPRFLGGRPVYGYTVNGDVFPHIPSIEVSEGNTVRLTVANRGAETHPMHVHGHHVRVVSRDGIRSTGSPLWLDTFDVQPGEVWVVEFVADNPGIWLDHCHNLEHAAEGMMMALAYRGVASPFEQGGEHGNRSE, encoded by the coding sequence GTGACGACGGCGCTTCTGCTTGCACTCGACCTCGGCGCGGCAATTCTCACCGCCGCCGCCTGGATCGCCGCCGCCGTGCTCGCCGTCGGGCTCCGCACGCGAGGGTCGCCGACGGCCGCCGCGCCGTCTGCGGATGCCGGGCCGGCCGTACCGACCGTACCGACAGCGCCGGATGCCGCGCCCGCGCTGACGCGCCGCCGCCGCCGGGGCTGGCTCGCGGTCGCGCTGCTCGGCGTGGGCCTGGCGGGCCTGGTCGCCCAACTGCTCTGCACCGCCCTGCTCGCGGACCACGGCTGGTGGTTCGTGCAGGAGAAGGCGCTGTTCGCCTTGCCGGTGGCCACCGTCGGAGCGATCGCCGCCGTGCTCCTGGCCGGCCCCGACCTGTGGGCTGTGGCCCACGGCATCCGCCCCGCTCTCGGTGCGCGCGGCGCGGCGGCCCTCGTCGGCGCGGCGGCTACCGGCGTCGCCGGGGTCGCGGCCCGAGTGGTGATCGGCTACCCGATCGAGCCGGTGCCGGCGCTGGTGCTCCTGGCACTGATCGGGCTGGTCACGGCCCTCGCCCACGCCGTGTTCGCCGGGCGCCCGAAGCGGGTGGTCACCGGGCTGGCGGCGTTCAGCGCCCTGGTGCTGGTGGCATCCGTTGGAGTGGTCTGGCTCTCCAGCGCCGCGCTGCCCGGCGCGCTGGCCTCGGCACACGAGCACACCGCCGCGGGCCCGCCGGCGCCGGGCGACGTCTCGGTGACGGAGCTGCGCACGCCGGCCGGCCAGCCGGGCACCCTGCGCACCTTCGATCTCACGGCGGGGCAGCAGAACGTGACGCTGGCCTCGGGGACGAGCGTCGCCGCCTGGACCTACGGGTCGCTGCCCGGCCCCGAACTGCGGGTGGACCAGGGCGACCTCGTGGAAGTGACCCTGCACAACACCGACATCGCCGACGGCGTCACCATCCACTGGCATGGCTACGACGTGCCCGCGGGCGAGGACGGGGTGGCCGGCGTCACCCAGAACGCGGTCCTGCCCGGCGACTCCTTCACCTACAGGTTCCCGGCGACCGACCCGGGCACCTACTGGTACCACACGCACCAGGTCTCCTCCGATGGCGTGCGGCGCGGCCTGTACGGCAGCCTCGTGGTGCTGCCGCCCGGCGGGGTGCCGGAGAGCGTCGACCTGACCGTGCCGCTGCACACGCTCGGCGGGTCGGTGATCCTCGGCGAGTCGGATGCGGCGACGACGCGCGCCGTGCCGGCCGGGCAATCGGTGCGCCTGCGGCTGATCAACACCGACCAGGTGCCGCACCGCTTCCACCTGGACGGCGGCCCGTTCACCGTCGTCGCCGCGGACGGTCGTGACCTGCTCGGTCCCACCCCGGTCACCGGGAAAGCCCTGCGCATCCCCGCGGGTGGGCGGCTCGACGTGTCCGTGGAGATTCCGGACTCGGGTCTGCGGCTGACGAGCAACGCCTCGGCGGAGGCCGTGCTGTCGCTGTCGCCGGGCGGGGAGACGGTGCCGGCGCCTGCGGACCCCGCAGACTCCGGTGATCTCGACCTGCTGCATTACGGCACACCGCAGGCCCAGGCGCTGCCGACCGGGGGCGGGCAGGTCGAGGCCACCATGGTCCTCGACCGTAATCCCCGGTTCCTCGGCGGCCGGCCCGTCTACGGCTACACCGTCAACGGCGACGTGTTCCCGCACATCCCGAGCATCGAGGTGAGCGAAGGCAACACCGTGCGGCTCACCGTGGCCAACCGCGGCGCGGAGACGCATCCGATGCACGTGCACGGCCACCACGTGCGGGTCGTCTCGCGAGACGGCATCCGCTCGACGGGATCACCGCTGTGGCTGGACACCTTCGACGTGCAGCCGGGGGAGGTGTGGGTGGTCGAGTTCGTGGCGGACAACCCGGGCATCTGGCTGGACCACTGCCACAATCTCGAGCACGCGGCCGAGGGCATGATGATGGCGCTGGCCTACCGGGGCGTGGCGAGCCCGTTCGAGCAGGGCGGCGAGCACGGCAACAGGTCCGAGTGA
- a CDS encoding helix-turn-helix domain-containing protein produces the protein MGAAAKPMAVVVRALDTLTCLAGHPQGLTIQQLHHTLGIPLASMHRMLATLEHEEFISRCRVSKRYVLGTAARSLTQPLTQEPVPEGRPVASPAGQTGPTP, from the coding sequence ATGGGCGCCGCCGCGAAACCGATGGCCGTGGTGGTGCGTGCCCTCGACACCCTCACCTGCCTGGCCGGGCACCCGCAGGGCCTCACCATCCAGCAGCTGCACCACACCCTCGGCATCCCGCTGGCCAGCATGCACCGCATGCTCGCCACCCTCGAGCACGAAGAATTCATCAGCAGGTGCCGGGTGAGCAAACGCTACGTGCTCGGCACGGCCGCACGATCACTGACGCAGCCGCTCACCCAGGAGCCCGTCCCCGAGGGCCGCCCGGTTGCCTCGCCCGCCGGCCAGACAGGACCCACCCCGTGA
- a CDS encoding alpha-glucosidase → MTSVDSRTPAESAESAENARPDQPSVAAPWWTTAVVYQVYPRSFADSDGDGVGDLGGVRAKLGYLAELGVDAIWLSPVYPSPQHDNGYDIRDYQDIDPVFGSLAEFDLLLAEAHELGLKIVMDLVVNHTSDEHPWFVESRSSLDNPKRDWYWWRQPGADGAEPNGWGSAFSGPAWTLDPTTDEYYLHLFAKQQPDLNWENPEVRQAVYTMMNWWLDRGVDGFRMDVINFIAKQPELVSGPQAATDGGSPMGAQIHDYLQEMHRAVFAGRTGEHLTVGEMPGVSIDDAVLFTDAARAEVDMIFQFEHVSLDQGAHKFDPLPRRLPPLKQSLARWQDGLAETGWNSLYLNNHDQPRLVSRFGNDDEFRYESATLWALVLHLHRGTPYIYQGEEIGMTNVRFESIEHYRDIESLNHYREAVEQFDQSPASVLAGVHAMGRDNARTPMQWDDSAHAGFSTATPWLAVNPNYPRINVAADRDAPRSVFAFYQRLIALRHADPVVALGDFELIEPDHEQLYAFTRSRNGQMLLVLANASDEPLTVQGEWLPDDISGAELVLGNYRGDGSAALRPWDARLYRF, encoded by the coding sequence GTGACCAGTGTCGACAGCCGCACCCCCGCCGAGTCCGCCGAGAGCGCAGAGAACGCGCGGCCCGATCAGCCGTCGGTCGCGGCACCGTGGTGGACGACCGCCGTGGTCTACCAGGTCTATCCGCGCAGCTTCGCGGACTCGGACGGTGACGGCGTGGGCGACCTCGGCGGGGTGCGCGCCAAGCTCGGCTATCTCGCCGAGCTCGGCGTCGACGCCATCTGGCTCTCCCCCGTCTACCCGTCGCCGCAGCACGACAACGGCTACGACATCCGCGACTACCAGGACATCGACCCGGTGTTCGGCAGCCTGGCCGAGTTCGACCTGTTGCTGGCCGAGGCCCACGAGCTCGGCCTCAAGATCGTGATGGACCTGGTGGTGAACCACACCAGCGACGAGCATCCGTGGTTCGTCGAGTCGCGGTCGTCGCTGGACAACCCGAAACGCGACTGGTACTGGTGGCGTCAGCCCGGAGCCGACGGCGCCGAGCCGAACGGCTGGGGCAGCGCGTTCAGCGGCCCGGCCTGGACCCTCGACCCGACCACGGATGAGTACTACCTGCACCTGTTCGCGAAGCAGCAGCCCGACCTCAACTGGGAGAACCCCGAGGTGCGCCAGGCGGTCTACACGATGATGAACTGGTGGCTGGACCGCGGCGTCGACGGGTTCCGGATGGACGTGATCAACTTCATCGCCAAACAACCCGAACTGGTGAGCGGGCCGCAGGCGGCCACCGATGGAGGCTCCCCCATGGGCGCGCAGATCCACGACTACCTGCAGGAGATGCACCGCGCGGTGTTCGCCGGCCGCACCGGAGAACACCTCACCGTGGGCGAGATGCCCGGCGTGAGCATCGACGACGCCGTGCTGTTCACGGATGCCGCGCGTGCGGAGGTCGACATGATCTTCCAGTTCGAGCACGTCTCGCTCGATCAGGGCGCGCACAAGTTCGATCCGCTGCCCCGCCGCCTGCCGCCGCTCAAGCAGAGCCTGGCGCGCTGGCAGGACGGCCTGGCCGAGACCGGCTGGAACAGCCTTTACCTGAACAACCACGACCAGCCGCGGCTGGTCTCCAGGTTCGGCAACGACGACGAGTTCCGGTACGAGTCCGCGACCCTGTGGGCGCTGGTGCTGCATCTGCACCGCGGCACGCCCTACATCTACCAGGGCGAAGAGATCGGCATGACGAATGTGCGGTTCGAGAGCATCGAGCACTACCGCGACATCGAATCGCTCAACCACTACCGCGAGGCCGTCGAGCAGTTCGACCAGTCGCCGGCGAGCGTGCTGGCCGGCGTGCACGCCATGGGAAGGGACAATGCTCGCACCCCCATGCAGTGGGACGACTCCGCCCACGCGGGCTTCAGCACCGCCACCCCGTGGCTGGCAGTGAACCCGAACTACCCGCGCATCAACGTGGCGGCCGACCGGGACGCTCCCCGCAGCGTGTTCGCCTTCTACCAACGGCTGATCGCGCTGCGGCACGCGGACCCGGTGGTGGCGCTCGGGGACTTCGAGCTGATCGAGCCCGATCACGAGCAGCTGTACGCGTTCACCCGCTCACGGAACGGCCAGATGCTGCTGGTGCTGGCGAACGCCTCCGACGAACCCCTGACCGTGCAGGGCGAATGGCTGCCCGACGACATCTCCGGCGCCGAGCTGGTGCTGGGCAACTACCGCGGCGACGGGTCGGCGGCGCTCCGCCCGTGGGACGCCCGGCTGTACAGGTTCTAG
- a CDS encoding dihydroorotate dehydrogenase, with amino-acid sequence MVPVLDATAVPDARAAFFAAAAVTPAAPDATAVDLSVRIGSLTLRSPVMPASGCFGPELGALIPVAELGATVTKTVFGSARGGNPVHRLTEIPAGMVNSVGIPSRGPAGYLAELHPRYAALDAPTIISVGGHRPGEYAPVVEALREIGSAYELNVSCPNLDRDGTDIGSDPAAIRAVVAAVRRVTDKPIIVKLPVLVASIADCARAAEEAGADAVCVANSIPAMPLDPITRRPILGNVIGGLSGPSIKPIVLRLVWLASRAVQIPVIACGGVESVDDALDYFSVGASAVQVGTAGFARPFAAVQIARGLRQRCLDAGAGSIRELLESEAF; translated from the coding sequence ATGGTCCCCGTTCTCGATGCCACGGCGGTCCCGGATGCCCGCGCCGCGTTCTTCGCCGCCGCAGCCGTGACACCGGCGGCACCGGACGCCACCGCCGTCGACCTGTCCGTGCGGATCGGCTCCCTCACCCTGCGCAGCCCGGTGATGCCGGCATCCGGCTGCTTCGGCCCCGAACTCGGCGCGCTCATCCCGGTCGCCGAACTCGGCGCCACCGTCACCAAGACCGTCTTCGGCTCGGCCCGCGGCGGCAACCCCGTGCACAGGCTCACCGAGATCCCCGCCGGCATGGTCAACAGCGTCGGCATCCCCAGCCGCGGCCCGGCCGGCTACCTGGCCGAGCTGCACCCCCGCTACGCGGCCCTCGACGCCCCCACCATCATCAGCGTGGGCGGGCACCGGCCGGGCGAATACGCCCCGGTCGTTGAGGCCCTGCGCGAGATCGGCAGCGCGTACGAACTCAACGTGTCGTGCCCCAACCTCGACCGCGACGGCACCGACATCGGCTCCGACCCCGCCGCCATTCGCGCGGTCGTCGCTGCCGTGCGCCGGGTCACGGACAAGCCCATCATCGTGAAACTGCCGGTGCTCGTTGCATCCATCGCGGACTGCGCCCGCGCCGCCGAGGAGGCCGGCGCCGATGCGGTCTGCGTGGCCAACTCCATTCCGGCGATGCCGCTCGACCCGATCACCCGCCGGCCGATCCTCGGCAACGTGATCGGGGGCCTGTCCGGGCCGTCGATCAAACCGATCGTGCTGCGGCTGGTCTGGCTGGCCTCACGGGCCGTGCAGATCCCGGTGATCGCCTGTGGGGGAGTGGAGAGCGTCGACGATGCCCTCGACTACTTCTCGGTGGGCGCCAGCGCCGTGCAGGTGGGCACGGCCGGCTTCGCTCGGCCCTTCGCCGCGGTTCAGATCGCCCGCGGGCTGCGGCAACGATGCCTCGACGCCGGAGCCGGCAGCATCCGCGAGCTGCTCGAATCGGAGGCGTTCTGA
- a CDS encoding dihydroorotate oxidase electron transfer subunit — MTLTPPTSTPPTSTPPTSTATEAYLRGRAAAARQRAFAQADAAALDGLISVRPRAAVPRPQPVWDDAEVLLHEPVAQRYHRLVLASDTIAATAQAGQFMMITVPPHDGDRILLPRPMAIHRRRPATTSRPGTIELIYGVVGRGTRALAAVPVGARLQVTGPLGRGFEFPAATRSALLIGRGVGVCGVMGAAEDAAAAGIRTTMVLSGQRPEQLLGRSDCADLGVRVIEATDDDGSSDLATLGNRLRAEFDGGTPDTTPPDVVMVCGAGVLARLAAELGAHWGVPVQASLEAHMACGLGYCHGCAAPVRTDPSVEGPLVCADGPVFDAAIPIV, encoded by the coding sequence GTGACGCTCACCCCGCCCACGAGCACCCCGCCCACGAGCACCCCGCCCACGAGCACCGCCACCGAGGCCTACCTCCGCGGCCGTGCGGCCGCCGCCCGGCAGCGCGCCTTCGCCCAGGCGGATGCCGCGGCGCTCGACGGACTCATCTCGGTGCGTCCACGCGCGGCCGTGCCCCGCCCGCAACCGGTCTGGGACGACGCCGAGGTCCTCCTGCACGAGCCGGTGGCCCAGCGTTACCACCGCCTGGTTCTGGCCAGCGACACCATCGCCGCCACCGCGCAGGCCGGCCAGTTCATGATGATCACGGTGCCGCCGCACGACGGCGACCGGATCCTGCTGCCCCGGCCGATGGCGATCCACCGCCGCCGGCCGGCGACCACCAGCCGGCCCGGCACCATCGAGCTGATCTACGGTGTGGTCGGCCGCGGCACCCGCGCCCTGGCCGCCGTGCCCGTCGGCGCCCGGCTGCAGGTCACCGGCCCGCTCGGCCGCGGCTTCGAGTTTCCGGCCGCCACCCGCTCGGCCCTGCTGATCGGCCGGGGCGTCGGCGTCTGCGGGGTGATGGGCGCAGCGGAAGACGCCGCGGCAGCGGGCATCCGCACGACCATGGTGCTCAGCGGCCAGCGGCCGGAGCAGCTGCTCGGCCGCAGCGACTGCGCCGACCTGGGTGTGCGCGTGATCGAGGCCACTGACGACGACGGCTCCAGCGACCTGGCCACCCTCGGCAACCGGTTGCGCGCCGAATTCGACGGCGGTACCCCCGACACCACCCCGCCCGACGTGGTCATGGTGTGCGGCGCCGGCGTGCTCGCCCGCCTCGCCGCCGAACTCGGCGCGCACTGGGGCGTGCCGGTGCAGGCCTCGCTCGAGGCGCACATGGCCTGCGGCCTCGGCTACTGCCACGGCTGCGCCGCCCCCGTGCGCACCGACCCGAGCGTGGAGGGTCCGCTGGTCTGCGCCGACGGGCCGGTCTTCGACGCCGCCATCCCTATCGTTTAA
- a CDS encoding FMN reductase yields MTERTLAVVSAGLSQPSSTRLLADKLATATVARLADEGISTTVVTYELRDYAQDIMNNMLTGFANPRLEEMIEAVTAADGLIAVTPIFTTSYSGLFKTFFDVLDNRSLTDQPVLIGATAGTARHSLALDYALRPMFTYLHAVVVPTSVFAASEDWGTGDSGGRIDSRVATLPARIERAAGELAALVARSDRSTRVRDPFELPAGFNPSGMFPPR; encoded by the coding sequence ATGACCGAGCGCACTCTGGCGGTCGTCTCCGCCGGGCTCAGCCAGCCGTCGTCGACCCGGCTGCTCGCCGACAAGCTCGCCACGGCCACCGTGGCGCGGCTTGCCGACGAGGGCATCAGCACCACCGTGGTCACCTACGAGCTGCGCGACTACGCGCAGGACATCATGAACAACATGCTCACCGGGTTCGCCAACCCGCGGCTGGAAGAGATGATCGAGGCCGTCACCGCGGCCGACGGCCTGATCGCCGTCACCCCGATCTTCACCACCAGCTACAGCGGCCTGTTCAAGACCTTCTTCGACGTGCTCGACAACCGCTCGCTCACCGACCAGCCCGTGCTGATCGGCGCGACAGCGGGAACGGCCAGGCACTCCCTGGCGCTCGACTACGCTCTGCGGCCGATGTTCACCTACCTGCACGCCGTGGTGGTGCCCACGTCGGTGTTCGCCGCGTCGGAGGACTGGGGCACCGGAGACAGCGGCGGCCGGATCGACAGCCGCGTGGCCACCCTCCCGGCGCGCATCGAACGCGCGGCGGGGGAGCTCGCGGCCCTGGTCGCCCGCTCCGACCGCTCCACCCGGGTGCGCGACCCCTTCGAGCTGCCCGCCGGCTTCAACCCCAGCGGGATGTTCCCGCCCCGCTAG
- a CDS encoding ROK family transcriptional regulator yields the protein MALARAVLMHGPISRGELGRRLGLSPASLTRLSRPFFDRGLFVEVSDDNNAGVGRPTRPLDVRMDGRRFVGVKLTGDDAFGVLTDLRTTELASGHRALPTRDVETVVAHLVSLVRELAESGSIAAVGVSVGGNVTDARVVTRAPFLGWREVDLASALEANLGIPVLVENDVAGLAAAEQWFGAGRGTSSFAVLTIGIGVGYGLVVNDQVITTRDSGLGLGGHLPLDPDGPECALGHRGCSEAMLTEASIQATVGRMLGRDVAYPEVLALAAAGDPAALGVLRASGRALGRLVALITNLAMVDTVVLSGEGIGLWNVVADEIVSTARAGRDPEASALQISVDESGVSSWARGAAAVAIQHTLARLTLADEPRGTGWPHR from the coding sequence ATGGCCCTGGCGCGCGCGGTGCTCATGCACGGACCGATCTCCCGCGGCGAACTCGGGCGTCGCCTCGGTCTCTCCCCGGCCAGCCTCACCCGCTTGAGCCGGCCGTTCTTCGATCGCGGCCTGTTCGTCGAGGTGAGCGACGACAACAACGCCGGTGTCGGCCGCCCCACCCGGCCGCTGGACGTGCGGATGGACGGGCGCCGATTCGTCGGAGTCAAACTCACCGGCGACGACGCCTTCGGCGTGCTCACCGACCTCCGCACCACCGAGCTCGCCTCCGGCCACCGGGCGCTCCCGACCCGCGACGTCGAGACCGTCGTGGCCCACCTCGTCTCCCTGGTGCGCGAACTCGCCGAATCCGGCTCGATCGCGGCGGTCGGGGTATCCGTCGGCGGGAACGTCACCGACGCGCGGGTCGTCACCCGGGCGCCGTTCCTGGGCTGGCGGGAGGTCGACCTCGCGTCGGCACTGGAAGCGAACCTCGGCATCCCGGTGCTGGTGGAGAACGACGTGGCCGGCCTCGCCGCCGCCGAACAGTGGTTCGGAGCGGGCCGCGGCACGTCCAGCTTCGCCGTGCTCACCATCGGCATCGGCGTGGGCTACGGCCTCGTCGTGAACGACCAGGTCATTACGACCAGGGACAGCGGTCTGGGCCTCGGCGGACACCTGCCGCTCGACCCCGACGGACCGGAGTGCGCCCTAGGACACCGCGGCTGCTCGGAGGCCATGCTCACCGAGGCGAGCATCCAGGCGACCGTGGGGCGGATGCTCGGACGCGACGTGGCCTACCCGGAGGTGCTGGCGCTCGCCGCAGCGGGGGACCCCGCCGCGCTGGGCGTACTGCGGGCCTCCGGCCGGGCGCTCGGCCGGCTCGTGGCGCTCATCACGAACCTGGCCATGGTTGACACCGTCGTGCTCTCGGGCGAGGGCATCGGGCTGTGGAACGTCGTGGCCGACGAGATCGTCAGCACGGCCCGCGCCGGCCGGGACCCCGAGGCCTCCGCCCTGCAGATCAGCGTGGACGAGAGCGGCGTCTCGTCCTGGGCCCGGGGAGCGGCGGCCGTCGCGATCCAGCACACCCTGGCCAGGCTGACCCTCGCCGACGAGCCGCGCGGAACCGGCTGGCCGCACCGGTGA